In a single window of the Trichoderma breve strain T069 chromosome 6, whole genome shotgun sequence genome:
- a CDS encoding rox3 mediator complex subunit domain-containing protein, with protein sequence MSFHPQTPQSPSQFSPATSSDPSLGSSGSVAAAGTGTTTLPTPAHSVNGSSSHPDSIMLDDSPHKRKRPLEDVGDDRDLKKAHIDDYKLAIEDLHRDVGLKYLLLKSPHPESLPSTSEDLYDMFDLANLAAEVAREKPNGEKNALRKTYKGHIKRLGVTGHFDVQKKKEDSPSDFLAMLQVPDHEWNVHMVKGRSLMDGLSELTQSSLGRALTMAKGPVAKSVWDTSVLGDIGPSNGDSSKAPSAKPTAPNTPLISMPGAAINRHKSQLSSGSNAARPQRSIKKRSYGDSSYEGYGEGFPDDDTGLETGYSTGEGEGGQKRRKKSSGNTPPYPSAMRQSSYGPGMVGV encoded by the exons ATGTCTTTCCACCCCCAAACTCCCCAAAGTCCCTCGCAATTCTCGCCCGCAACCTCTTCGGATCCCTCCCTCGGCTCGTCCGGCTCTGTGGCCGCCGCGGGAACAGGAACGACGACCTTGCCGACTCCTGCACACAGCGTCAACGGCAGCTCCTCGCACCCCGACTCCATCATGCTCGACGACTCACCGCACAAGCGAAAGCGGCCCCTCGAAGATGTCGGCGACGACCGCGACCTGAAAAAGGCTCACATTGACGACTACAAGCTCGCCATCGAAGACCTGCACCGGGACGTGGGCCTGAAATACCTCCTTCTGAAATCTC CGCATCCCGAGTCTCTTCCTAGCACGTCGGAAGATCTCTACGACATGTTCGACTTGGCCAATCTGGCCGCCGAAGTCGCCAGAGAGAAGCCAAACGGCGAGAAGAACGCGCTCCGCAAGACGTACAAGGGTCACATTAAGCGGCTGGGCGTCACTGGGCACTTTGAtgtccagaagaagaaggaggactCGCCCTCGGATTTCCTAGCCATGCTGCAGGTTCCCGACCACGAATGGAACGTCCACATGGTCAAGGGCCGTTCTCTCATGGATGGCTTGTCGGAGCTGACCCAGTCGTCCTTGGGCCGCGCCTTGACTATGGCCAAGGGCCCAGTCGCGAAATCTGTTTGGGACACGTCGGTGTTAGGGGACATTGGCCCATCTAATGGTGATAGTTCGAAGGCACCGTCCGCGAAACCGACGGCGCCAAACACGCCTCTAATATCCATGCCTGGAGCGGCCATCAACCGGCACAAGTCTCAGCTGTCGTCTGGCTCAAATGCCGCACGACCTCAGCGCAGCATCAAGAAGCGATCCTATGGCGACAGCAGCTACGAAGGATACGGCGAGGGATTCCCCGACGACGACACTGGCCTTGAAACAGGCTACTCTACGGGAGAAGGTGAAGGAGGCCAGAAGCGCCGCAAGAAG AGTTCAGGAAACACACCGCCCTACCCGAGCGCCATGCGCCAATCGAGCTACGGCCCTGGAATGGTCGGAGTATGA
- a CDS encoding fungal specific transcription factor domain-containing protein translates to MDRMGMFQMPGLVQPPLTGQPPQIFGYDGLTNLQQLPPDMTAQMFADSNLLLDDSQDAKRRRIARACDQCRRKKIKCDGKLPSCTHCTNYKTECIFTQIEKKRATPKGAKYIEALENRLTRMEKLLRLAGILVNEDDDLAELEKRLIEKSGHPAAVAPSSGPSSPSRLTSESDATASPRSSVTSPGSLQGEEEVEALSEMMCSLVTNHCGETRYIGSSSGFSIFSPKGVQWINNKTGDATFQNMISEVSEDDHKWTNWKPEIFSDLFQRPVFRPLPSKPEAMSLLKDFFENFNFERQYSDDPYQGSGWWASLNCALAIAHRLRVMSNLVPQEEDEKAWGYLKNAMSVFAELTMRNTDLLSVQALLGMALFMQGTPNPQPTFLLIAAAIRLSHSIGLHKKGTGFNLNPIEIEQRKRVFWIAYMLDKDLCLRSGRPPAQDDDDMNVELPDADPEDNIGNIPLADGKGKMNLFRVMCEFAVIESNVYKRLYSAKAAKQSDGELLATIGELDQELEEWKDRIPIDFRPEHEIRASHTPLILHIVMVHFTYYNCLTTIHRMSIHHGFWTSRLANYAISGQNVRPLNPRVFSSAMLSTAAARASIALLKYIPQGDFSCVWLILYFPVSALVTLFGNILQNPLDQRAKSDVRLMNLVVTFLSMLGQEAEQGGVHRMLGICSEFCRIAQRVIEKAEREQSSRRKRKPAETPANAKSTTPASSTHSPQHTGSTATTTPQSHAHDTLSPEFAAARSYQSAANKATPSGSSPSLDPMGWAQDFQVPQEMEFESFEEMTGFGGDLQSPPAPNGRGFQQPLLPQDLFSLSMSLDWNWVEMSGGAYPTVENGNFGGLENTGVLDPRQHQQ, encoded by the exons CGCATGGGGATGTTCCAGATGCCCGGCCTGGTGCAACCACCGCTCACAGGCCAACCACCACAGATCTTTGGCTACGATGGCTTGACCAacttgcagcagcttccaCCAGACATGACGGCACAGATGTTTGCTGACTCCAACTTGCTGCTTGACGACAGCCAGGATgccaagagaaggagaattGCTAGG GCCTGTGACCAATGTAGAAGGAAAAAGATCAAGTGTGACGGCAAGCTGCCATCGTGCACTCACTGCACTAACTACAAGACCGAATGCATCTTCACCCagattgaaaagaaaagggcgacGCCCAAAGG GGCCAAATATATCGAAGCACTGGAGAACCGTCTAACCCGCATGGAAAAGCTTCTTCGGCTAGCCG GCATTCTCGTaaatgaggatgatgatctTGCTGAACTCGAGAAGCGACTTATCGAAAAGTCAGGACATCCAGCAGCCGTTGCTCCAAGCTCCGGcccctcctcgccttctCGCCTTACGTCGGAAAGCGACGCTACAGCTTCCCCCAGAAGCTCCGTCACATCTCCCG GCAGCCTTCAGGGTGAGGAGGAAGTCGAGGCTTTGTCTGAGATGATGTGCTCCCTGGTGACAAATCACTGCGGAGAAACCAGATATATTG GCTCTTCTTCCGggttttccatcttctcgcccaaGGGTGTCCAATGGATCAACAACAAGACTGGCGACGCCACTTTTCAGAATATGATCTCTGAAGTTTCCGAGGACGACCACAAGTGGACAAATTGGAAGCCTGAAATATTCAGCGACCTGTTTCAGCGACCCGTCTTCCGACCCCTACCGTCAAAGCCCGAGGCCATGTCCCTGCTCAAGGACTTCTTCGAAAACTTCAACT TCGAACGCCAGTACTCCGATGATCCATACCAGGGCTCCGGTTGGTGGGCCAGTCTCAACTGTGCTTTAGCCATCGCTCATCGCCTGCGCGTCATGAGCAACCTGGTTCCacaagaggaggatgaaaaggCATGGGGTTATCTGAAAAACGCAATGAGCGTCTTTGCCGAGCTCACCATGCGCAACACGGACCTGCTGAGTGTCCAGGCCCTGCTTGGAATGGCGCTCTTCATGCAGGGTACACCCAACCCTCAGCCAACCTTCCTTTTgattgccgctgccattCGACTTTCGCATAGCATTGGCCTTCACAAAAAGGGAACGGGATTCAACCTCAACCCCATTGAAATCGAGCAGCGCAAGAGGGTGTTTTGGATTGCTTACATGCTGGACAAGGATCTCTGCCTGAGATCTGGGCGTCCTCCTGCccaagacgatgacgacatgAACGTCGAACTTCCCGACGCTGACCCTGAGGATAACATCGGAAACATTCCTCTGGCagatggaaaaggcaaaatgaACTTGTTCCGGGTCATGTGCGAATTCGCCGTCATCGAAAGCAACGTATACAAGAGACTATATTCAGCCAAGGCGGCAAAGCAATCCGACGGCGAGCTTCTTGCTACAATTGGGGAGTTGGATCAAGAGCTAGAGGAATGGAAGGACAGAATCCCCATTGACTTCAGGCCTGAACATGAAATTAGGGCTTCTCACACGCCCCTTATCCTCCACATCGTCATGGTTCATTTCACCTATTACAACTGCTTGACGACGATCCACCGCATGTCGATTCACCATGGATTTTGGACAAGCCGACTGGCCAACTACGCAATCTCGGGCCAGAATGTGCGGCCGCTGAACCCTAGAGTGTTCTCGTCTGCTATGCTCtcaacagcggcagcacGGGCATCTATTGCTCTACTCAAGTATATTCCACAAGGAGACTTTTCTTGTGTCTG GTTGATTTTGTACTTCCCAGTATCGGCACTCGTGACTCTTTTCGGCAATATCCTTCAAAATCCTCTCGACCAGCGGGCGAAATCGGATGTTCGACTAATGAATCTCGTCGTCACCTTCCTCTCGATGCTTGGCCAAGAGGCAGAGCAAGGTGGTGTCCACAGAATGCTAGGCATCTGCTCCGAATTCTGTCGCATCGCTCAGAGAGTTATTGAAAAggctgagagagagcaaTCTTCCCGTCGCAAGCGCAAGCCCGCGGAAACTCCAGCAAACG CCAAGTCGACAACCCCAGCATCTTCGACCCATTCTCCGCAGCACACAGGCAGCACCGCAACGACGACGCCGCAGTCCCATGCCCACGACACCCTATCGCCCGagtttgctgctgctcgttcATATCAAAGTGCTGCGAATAAAGCTACACCGTCAGGGTCGTCACCGTCACTCGACCCCATGGGATGGGCACAGGATTTCCAGGTTCCCCAGGAGATGGAGTTTGAATCCTTTGAGGAAATGACCGGGTTCGGCGGTGACCTTCAGTCGCCACCGGCGCCCAACGGCCGTGGTTTCCAGCAGCCTTTGCTCCCTCAAGATCTGTTTTCCCTATCAATGAGTCTTGATTGGAACTGGGTCGAGATGAGCGGAGGGGCGTATCCCACGGTCGAAAATGGCAACTTTGGTGGCCTTGAGAATACCGGGGTCCTTGATCCAAGACAGCATCAACAGTGA